Proteins found in one Pseudomonas sp. P8_241 genomic segment:
- the asd gene encoding aspartate-semialdehyde dehydrogenase produces MKRVGLIGWRGMVGSVLMQRMLEEQDFDLIEPVFFTTSNVGGQGPSVGKDIAPLKDAYSIEELKTLDVILTCQGGDYTSEVFPKLREAGWQGYWIDAASSLRMQDDAVIVLDPVNRKVIDQQLDAGTKNYIGGNCTVSLMLMGLGGLFEAGLVEWMSAMTYQAASGAGAQNMRELIKQMGATHAAVADQLADPASAILDIDRRVAEAMRSDAYPTENFGVPLAGSLIPWIDKELPNGQSREEWKAQAETNKILGRFKSPIPVDGICVRIGAMRCHSQALTIKLNKDVPMADIEGLISQHNPWVKLVPNNRETSIQELSPNKVTGTLNIPVGRLRKLNMGSQFLGAFTVGDQLLWGAAEPLRRMLRILLER; encoded by the coding sequence ATGAAACGTGTAGGTCTGATCGGTTGGCGCGGTATGGTCGGTTCCGTGCTCATGCAGCGGATGCTGGAAGAGCAGGATTTCGATCTTATCGAGCCGGTGTTTTTCACCACTTCCAATGTCGGTGGCCAAGGCCCGTCCGTGGGTAAGGACATTGCTCCACTCAAAGACGCTTACAGCATTGAAGAGCTGAAAACCCTCGATGTGATTCTGACCTGCCAGGGTGGCGACTACACCAGCGAAGTCTTCCCGAAACTGCGTGAAGCCGGCTGGCAGGGTTACTGGATCGACGCCGCTTCCAGCCTGCGCATGCAGGATGACGCGGTGATCGTTCTGGATCCGGTGAACCGCAAGGTCATCGACCAGCAACTGGACGCGGGCACCAAGAACTACATCGGCGGCAACTGCACCGTCAGCCTGATGCTGATGGGGCTGGGCGGTCTGTTCGAGGCCGGTCTGGTGGAGTGGATGAGCGCCATGACTTATCAGGCTGCCTCCGGTGCCGGCGCGCAGAACATGCGTGAACTGATCAAGCAAATGGGCGCAACCCACGCCGCTGTCGCCGATCAACTGGCTGATCCGGCCAGCGCGATCCTCGACATCGACCGTCGCGTAGCCGAAGCCATGCGCAGCGATGCGTACCCAACCGAAAACTTCGGTGTACCGCTGGCCGGTAGCCTGATCCCTTGGATCGACAAGGAGCTGCCGAACGGTCAGAGCCGCGAAGAGTGGAAGGCCCAGGCCGAGACCAACAAGATTCTCGGTCGCTTCAAGAGCCCGATTCCGGTGGATGGCATCTGCGTGCGTATCGGCGCCATGCGCTGCCACAGCCAGGCGCTGACCATCAAGCTGAACAAAGATGTACCGATGGCCGATATCGAAGGCTTGATCAGCCAGCACAACCCTTGGGTCAAGCTGGTACCTAACAACCGTGAAACCAGTATTCAGGAGCTGAGCCCGAACAAGGTCACTGGCACCCTGAACATTCCGGTTGGCCGTCTGCGCAAGCTGAACATGGGCTCGCAATTCCTCGGCGCGTTCACCGTCGGCGATCAGCTGTTGTGGGGCGCGGCCGAACCGCTGCGCCGCATGCTGCGGATTCTGCTTGAGCGTTGA